From Pseudoalteromonas rubra, one genomic window encodes:
- a CDS encoding flagellar basal body P-ring protein FlgI → MKLFNVLVLTMALIGSQFAQAERIKDVTMVEGVRSNQLVGYGLVVGLPGTGEQTRFTEQSFKGMLNSFGITMPANLKPKIKNVAAVAVHAELPAFVKPGQTIDVTVSSIGSAGSLRGGTLLQTFLKGVDGNVYAIAQGSMIVGGLGAEGLDGSRVVINTPTVGRIPNGGTVERAVRSPFTQGDHITFNLNRPDFTTAKRLADTINDLVGPQSAQAMDAASVRVIAPRDPSQRVAYLSTLENLEFTPADTSAKIIVNSRTGTIVIGKEVKLQPAAITHGGLTVTIAEQMNVSQPQPLTEGETVVTRQSIVDVDQDDSRAFVFDPGSSLDDLVRAINAVGAAPGDLMAILEALKEAGAIHGQLVVI, encoded by the coding sequence ATGAAATTATTTAATGTGCTCGTGCTAACCATGGCACTTATCGGCAGCCAGTTTGCGCAAGCAGAGCGTATCAAAGACGTGACTATGGTTGAGGGAGTTCGTTCAAACCAACTAGTTGGTTATGGTCTGGTAGTGGGCTTACCGGGTACAGGGGAGCAAACTCGCTTTACAGAGCAAAGCTTCAAGGGCATGTTAAACAGCTTTGGCATTACCATGCCGGCAAACCTTAAGCCGAAAATTAAGAATGTGGCAGCAGTGGCTGTTCACGCAGAGTTACCAGCCTTTGTGAAACCTGGTCAAACTATTGACGTCACTGTGTCATCTATCGGTAGTGCAGGCAGTTTGCGTGGCGGGACTTTGCTGCAAACTTTCCTTAAAGGTGTGGATGGCAATGTGTATGCGATCGCTCAGGGCAGCATGATTGTGGGTGGTTTGGGTGCCGAGGGGCTAGACGGCAGCCGGGTCGTCATTAACACGCCAACGGTTGGTCGTATTCCAAATGGTGGTACAGTTGAACGTGCAGTCAGAAGCCCGTTCACTCAGGGAGATCACATCACTTTTAATCTGAATCGGCCCGACTTTACAACCGCTAAGCGTTTGGCCGATACAATTAATGATCTGGTTGGCCCACAAAGTGCGCAAGCTATGGATGCTGCTTCTGTGCGAGTCATTGCACCTCGCGATCCTTCTCAGCGTGTTGCTTATTTGTCGACTCTGGAAAACCTGGAGTTCACGCCAGCAGATACGTCAGCCAAGATTATCGTTAACTCACGCACAGGTACCATTGTTATTGGCAAAGAAGTGAAACTGCAGCCAGCTGCGATTACGCATGGTGGATTGACGGTGACCATTGCTGAACAAATGAATGTGTCTCAGCCACAGCCTTTGACAGAAGGTGAAACTGTAGTGACACGTCAAAGCATTGTCGATGTTGACCAGGACGATTCGCGGGCGTTTGTATTTGACCCCGGTTCAAGCCTGGATGATTTGGTCCGTGCAATCAATGCAGTGGGTGCTGCCCCTGGCGATTTGATGGCGATACTTGAGGCGCTGAAAGAAGCTGGCGCAATACATGGTCAATTAGTCGTCATTTGA
- the flgJ gene encoding flagellar assembly peptidoglycan hydrolase FlgJ produces MNTDPTRNQSFYDLTDLNSLRQDALKSTGDANASEEVLRKAAQQFESIFTQMMLSSMRKANEVLEDKDSPFNSSSVKFYRDMHDQQMSMQLSSEGSLGLADLIVQQLSPNRDGYMPSSVLRTGAELQSDRIANGEAGQRKAEQQPEVTESASKEVQFDDPESFVSQLWEHAKSAAAKIGLNPAVMVAQAALETGWGKHIIARQDGESSLNLFNIKADKRWHGDSASKMTLEFEQGLPVKKQANFRAYDSLKDSINDYVDFLQSNPRYQEALTKTDNPDQYLDALQQAGYATDPDYAEKIKRVLDRGEFQSMLSASVHQGVN; encoded by the coding sequence ATGAATACTGATCCGACTCGCAACCAAAGTTTCTATGACTTAACAGATCTGAACTCGTTAAGACAGGACGCACTGAAAAGTACCGGAGACGCCAATGCCTCTGAAGAAGTGTTGCGCAAAGCGGCTCAGCAGTTCGAGTCAATTTTCACTCAGATGATGTTGTCCAGCATGCGAAAGGCCAATGAGGTTCTGGAGGATAAAGATAGTCCATTTAATTCCAGCAGCGTCAAATTTTATCGTGACATGCATGATCAGCAGATGTCTATGCAACTCTCCAGCGAGGGGAGTCTGGGTCTTGCTGATCTGATTGTGCAGCAATTGTCGCCTAATCGGGATGGGTATATGCCCAGTTCTGTGCTGCGCACCGGCGCGGAGCTGCAAAGCGATCGGATAGCGAATGGTGAAGCCGGGCAGCGCAAAGCAGAGCAACAGCCTGAAGTGACTGAAAGTGCATCCAAAGAGGTGCAATTCGATGATCCTGAGTCTTTTGTTAGTCAGCTCTGGGAGCATGCTAAGTCAGCAGCTGCCAAGATTGGCCTGAATCCAGCAGTGATGGTTGCTCAGGCGGCACTGGAAACAGGCTGGGGCAAGCACATCATTGCGCGCCAGGACGGTGAAAGCAGTTTAAACCTGTTTAACATAAAAGCCGATAAGCGCTGGCATGGCGACAGTGCCAGTAAAATGACGCTGGAGTTTGAGCAAGGTTTGCCAGTGAAAAAGCAGGCGAACTTCAGAGCGTATGATTCGCTGAAAGATAGCATCAATGATTATGTCGATTTCCTGCAATCCAATCCTCGTTATCAAGAGGCCTTAACTAAGACAGACAATCCGGACCAATACCTGGATGCCCTGCAACAGGCAGGGTATGCAACCGATCCAGATTATGCAGAAAAAATTAAACGTGTGTTGGACAGAGGAGAATTTCAGTCCATGTTGTCAGCGTCAGTGCATCAGGGAGTAAATTAA
- the flgB gene encoding flagellar basal body rod protein FlgB: MAISFDKALGVHPHTMLIRSQRAEILASNIANADTPGYKAKDIDFGQAFKAAKSAQLSGNKMVRTNENHLSGGTQLNNGIEQYRTPNQADTGDGNSVDIQVERNLYVQNALEYQASLNFLSGKFKGLKKALSGQGG, from the coding sequence ATGGCAATTAGTTTTGATAAAGCGTTGGGGGTTCACCCCCACACTATGCTGATCCGCTCTCAGCGTGCTGAAATTTTAGCAAGCAACATAGCCAATGCTGATACCCCTGGATATAAAGCTAAGGATATCGACTTTGGCCAGGCTTTTAAAGCGGCAAAATCGGCACAGCTAAGCGGCAATAAGATGGTCAGAACCAATGAGAATCATCTTAGTGGTGGGACTCAGTTAAATAATGGTATTGAACAATATCGTACGCCAAATCAAGCAGATACAGGTGATGGTAACTCAGTGGATATACAAGTGGAACGAAACTTGTATGTACAAAATGCATTAGAGTACCAAGCTAGTTTGAATTTTTTGTCTGGTAAATTTAAAGGGCTGAAAAAAGCCCTGAGTGGTCAAGGTGGCTAA
- the flgE gene encoding flagellar hook protein FlgE gives MSFNIALTGLAAAQKDLDTTANNIANVNTTGFKESRAEFASVYASSVFSAGKTKNGDGVQTTMVAQQFHQGSLNFTQNSLDLAITGEGYFALSEELGAQDFTYSRAGAFKLNKDNFIVDAQGNFLQGFPVDPSTGDTTSISLSTSSALQIPDASGSPRATTSVYSSFNLDSRASAPTLAFDPTESATYNSSTSTTIYDSLGEPHILQLYFVKEDPATNPNEWQVYATLDGTQFNTAGASGAPLEPITEFQFDQNGLPLTTGDPQVPNTGTTFNSFAIPAGAGAGLSNLLTNGATFPSNVEMNWRDEANTSNKLPTQFASRFEVKALEQDGATTGRLAGIDIGSDGKIVASYSNGDSTYLGQVAMVRFSNSQGLQQVGNTGWKKSLTSGEPIAGEPGSGTLGSINSSALEQSNVNLTNELVDLISAQRNFQANSRALEVNSTLQQNILQIR, from the coding sequence ATGAGTTTCAATATTGCATTAACTGGTTTAGCTGCGGCTCAGAAAGACCTGGATACCACAGCTAACAACATTGCTAACGTTAACACGACGGGCTTTAAAGAATCGCGTGCTGAATTTGCATCCGTTTATGCATCTTCCGTTTTTAGCGCCGGTAAGACAAAGAATGGTGATGGTGTACAAACCACTATGGTTGCGCAGCAGTTTCACCAAGGGTCTCTGAATTTTACTCAGAACTCGCTGGACTTGGCGATTACCGGTGAAGGTTATTTTGCGTTGAGTGAAGAGTTGGGGGCTCAGGACTTCACTTATTCCCGTGCAGGTGCCTTTAAACTCAACAAAGACAACTTTATCGTTGATGCACAGGGTAACTTCTTGCAAGGCTTTCCTGTTGACCCAAGCACTGGTGATACGACTTCAATCAGTTTGAGTACATCATCAGCACTGCAAATTCCAGATGCCTCTGGTTCACCACGTGCAACCACCAGTGTGTACTCGTCTTTCAATCTGGACTCCCGTGCTTCTGCACCCACGCTGGCATTTGACCCAACAGAAAGTGCAACTTACAACAGTTCTACTTCAACGACGATTTACGATAGCTTGGGTGAACCTCACATTTTGCAGCTTTATTTTGTAAAAGAAGATCCTGCTACTAACCCAAATGAGTGGCAGGTGTATGCAACGCTGGACGGTACACAGTTTAATACAGCAGGAGCCAGTGGTGCACCACTAGAGCCGATAACTGAGTTCCAATTTGACCAAAATGGTCTGCCATTAACGACGGGTGACCCTCAGGTGCCTAACACTGGCACAACTTTTAACTCGTTTGCAATTCCAGCGGGTGCAGGTGCAGGTTTATCTAACCTGTTAACAAATGGCGCAACATTCCCTAGTAACGTGGAAATGAACTGGCGCGATGAGGCAAACACCTCAAACAAACTGCCTACACAGTTCGCTAGCCGTTTTGAGGTTAAAGCGCTTGAACAGGATGGTGCCACAACGGGCCGGTTGGCTGGGATTGACATCGGCAGTGACGGTAAAATTGTTGCATCATACAGTAATGGTGATTCAACATATTTAGGTCAGGTTGCCATGGTGCGTTTTTCTAACTCCCAGGGGTTACAGCAAGTGGGCAATACCGGATGGAAAAAGAGTTTGACATCAGGTGAGCCTATTGCGGGGGAGCCAGGCTCAGGAACACTGGGTTCGATCAACTCCTCAGCATTGGAGCAGTCCAATGTTAACTTAACAAATGAGCTGGTAGATTTGATCAGTGCACAGCGAAACTTCCAGGCGAACTCGCGGGCACTGGAGGTCAACTCAACACTTCAGCAGAACATCCTGCAGATCCGATAA
- the flgK gene encoding flagellar hook-associated protein FlgK, translated as MSFNLMNIGTSGVRASSELLQTTSKNIANLNTKGYVRERTEHTTMVNNQVGRGETVRLLNEFAQKQLNRDLSSEAYYEQFVTEATRVDTLFGEESNNLNQSINSLFNNMQEAMNLPSSTVARSLFLTDAQNLIDQMDRLSGIVFDQSNIVNEQLSIYSDEANNLIQKISDMNTQVAALNGNNSDGSGSSLLNQRDQAIRDLAELVDIETLDGRNGEKLVFLGSGQSLVMENGSFNLFSMDGDPDPNHKALTLDVTDGAAVALEVDHVSLRGKIGGLMAFRDDILVPAQTQLGQIGLSLADAFNQQNQLGMDLDGNLGGNIFTLPTVGGYPYASNTSAAQLTATVEPGKGKEVPATDFRVTYTAANTVEIAAVDSKGNVQGTPVTANVIAGVIDSNSVAAGVDMFGLQMNLTGTANVGDSFLVKLNSGTAGNLQLATDRPESLALASPIRTETAASNVSTATISVGSVTDTDPATSNFTAAPPSLTNGTITLTKTANANEYQIVDGNGTNTFTITPPAENLLAQAGGAYASYGFDFNIEGTPATGDTFTIEFNTGGFDDNRNGLELSKLQSAELVRQNVVTTATADNLKTFNEAYAGLVTEIGVVANQAKTNGAAYEALAAQSEAWYESMAGVNLDEEAANLLRFQQSYSAAAQVLTAARTVFDTLLSAAR; from the coding sequence ATGTCATTTAATCTTATGAATATTGGTACATCCGGGGTTAGAGCCAGCTCTGAATTACTCCAGACGACCAGTAAAAACATCGCAAACCTGAATACCAAAGGTTATGTTCGTGAGCGGACTGAACACACCACTATGGTCAATAACCAGGTGGGACGTGGAGAAACCGTTCGCCTACTCAACGAGTTTGCTCAGAAGCAGCTTAATCGGGATCTTTCGAGTGAGGCTTACTACGAACAGTTTGTGACGGAAGCCACGCGGGTTGATACCTTGTTTGGTGAAGAGTCTAATAACCTGAATCAGAGCATCAACTCGTTGTTCAATAATATGCAGGAAGCGATGAATTTACCTTCCTCAACGGTTGCGCGATCCCTGTTTTTGACGGATGCCCAGAACTTAATTGATCAGATGGACCGATTATCCGGTATCGTGTTTGATCAGAGCAATATTGTAAATGAGCAATTGTCGATTTATTCAGATGAAGCCAATAACCTGATCCAGAAGATCAGTGATATGAATACCCAAGTTGCGGCGCTCAATGGTAATAACAGCGATGGCAGTGGCAGTTCTTTGCTGAATCAACGAGATCAGGCCATCAGAGATCTGGCTGAACTGGTAGACATCGAGACCCTGGATGGCAGGAATGGTGAAAAACTCGTTTTTCTTGGCTCCGGGCAGTCTCTGGTCATGGAAAATGGCAGTTTTAATCTCTTCTCAATGGATGGTGACCCCGATCCGAACCATAAAGCACTGACGCTGGATGTTACTGATGGTGCCGCCGTGGCGTTAGAGGTAGATCATGTCAGTCTCAGAGGTAAGATTGGCGGCCTGATGGCATTTCGTGATGACATCCTGGTACCAGCACAGACGCAGCTCGGCCAAATTGGACTTTCGCTTGCTGATGCTTTTAACCAACAAAACCAGTTGGGTATGGACCTGGATGGTAATCTTGGCGGTAACATATTCACACTACCAACAGTCGGTGGCTATCCGTATGCAAGCAATACCAGTGCCGCACAGTTAACGGCTACGGTTGAGCCTGGCAAAGGTAAAGAAGTACCAGCGACGGATTTCAGAGTGACTTATACCGCAGCAAATACCGTCGAAATTGCAGCGGTAGACAGTAAGGGCAATGTTCAGGGAACGCCCGTCACCGCGAACGTGATTGCCGGGGTGATAGATTCAAACTCCGTTGCGGCAGGTGTCGATATGTTTGGTTTGCAAATGAACCTGACAGGCACCGCCAATGTGGGGGACAGCTTCCTGGTTAAGCTTAACTCGGGTACTGCGGGTAATTTACAGCTTGCAACAGATCGACCTGAGAGTCTGGCACTGGCTTCGCCAATACGGACGGAGACAGCGGCTAGTAATGTGAGTACGGCAACCATTTCTGTAGGCTCTGTCACCGACACAGATCCTGCCACGAGTAACTTTACAGCGGCGCCACCGAGCCTGACCAATGGCACAATCACACTGACCAAAACGGCAAACGCCAATGAATATCAGATCGTTGATGGCAATGGTACCAATACTTTTACTATTACCCCGCCAGCGGAAAACCTACTTGCCCAAGCGGGTGGCGCCTATGCCAGTTATGGCTTCGACTTCAATATTGAAGGAACGCCGGCGACAGGCGATACATTTACCATTGAGTTTAATACCGGTGGTTTTGATGATAACCGTAATGGTCTTGAGCTCAGTAAGTTACAAAGCGCGGAGCTGGTGCGTCAGAATGTGGTGACGACTGCAACCGCAGATAACCTGAAAACCTTTAATGAAGCGTACGCCGGACTGGTAACGGAAATTGGTGTTGTGGCCAATCAGGCCAAAACCAATGGTGCGGCTTACGAAGCACTGGCAGCCCAATCTGAAGCCTGGTATGAATCTATGGCGGGTGTGAATTTAGACGAAGAAGCAGCAAATTTGCTTCGTTTTCAACAATCTTACTCAGCAGCTGCGCAAGTACTTACCGCAGCAAGAACTGTGTTTGATACCTTATTAAGTGCGGCGAGGTAA
- a CDS encoding flagellar basal body rod protein FlgF yields the protein MDKMLYVAMSGAKQNLIGVGLKANNLANANTTGFKADFAQARSMQAFGEGLPTRVFAMQERPGTMMTGGAITETGRDLDIAVDEKSWISVVDAAGDEAYTKVGTLNITADGALVTSHGRQIIGEGGPIILPLPVEKVVFSDDGSIQVRPQGAPANFLEVVDRLKIISADNSKLEKGNDGLFRPKEELLEDGVCGFCEISPTAKVMSGYLEMSNVNPVHEMVDMVNLQRQFEMQMKLMKTAEEIDERHTSLLRIV from the coding sequence ATGGATAAAATGCTGTATGTCGCTATGTCAGGCGCCAAACAAAACCTGATTGGTGTCGGGCTGAAGGCAAATAACCTGGCTAACGCCAATACTACCGGGTTCAAGGCTGATTTTGCACAGGCTCGTTCAATGCAGGCATTTGGCGAAGGGCTACCGACCCGAGTGTTTGCGATGCAGGAGCGCCCGGGCACCATGATGACAGGTGGGGCCATTACTGAAACTGGTCGGGACCTGGATATTGCGGTCGATGAGAAATCCTGGATAAGCGTGGTAGACGCTGCAGGAGATGAGGCTTATACGAAAGTTGGCACACTGAACATCACCGCAGACGGCGCATTGGTTACCAGCCATGGTCGTCAAATTATTGGCGAAGGCGGGCCCATCATATTACCACTGCCAGTAGAAAAGGTTGTGTTCAGTGATGATGGCTCAATTCAGGTGCGTCCTCAGGGAGCACCTGCCAACTTTTTAGAAGTGGTCGACCGGTTAAAAATTATTAGCGCAGACAATAGCAAACTTGAAAAAGGTAATGATGGTTTGTTCAGACCAAAAGAGGAGTTGCTCGAAGACGGTGTATGTGGATTTTGTGAAATTTCTCCTACCGCCAAAGTAATGAGTGGCTATTTAGAAATGTCTAACGTGAACCCGGTTCACGAAATGGTAGACATGGTAAACCTTCAGCGTCAGTTTGAAATGCAGATGAAACTGATGAAAACAGCTGAAGAAATTGACGAGCGACACACTTCGCTCCTGCGTATCGTTTAA
- the flgC gene encoding flagellar basal body rod protein FlgC, whose protein sequence is MSLYNVFDIAGSGMSAQNVRLNTTASNISNANSVSSSQDKVYRARHPVFAAELNKAAAAHPNTMGSSVGVKVLGIVESDKPLQVEYNPNHPSADKDGYIYKPNVNVVEEMTNMISASRSYQTNVQVADAAKQMLSKTLQLGQR, encoded by the coding sequence ATGAGTTTATATAATGTTTTTGATATAGCGGGTTCAGGCATGAGCGCCCAGAACGTCCGTTTGAACACGACCGCCAGTAATATTTCCAACGCAAACAGCGTCAGTTCTAGTCAGGATAAGGTGTATAGAGCTAGGCACCCAGTTTTCGCCGCAGAGTTAAACAAGGCTGCGGCAGCTCATCCGAATACTATGGGGTCTTCGGTTGGAGTGAAAGTACTGGGGATCGTAGAAAGCGATAAACCACTACAGGTTGAGTACAACCCCAACCATCCAAGTGCTGACAAAGACGGGTACATCTATAAGCCAAATGTGAATGTGGTTGAAGAGATGACAAACATGATCTCTGCATCGCGTTCGTACCAAACGAATGTTCAGGTAGCGGATGCCGCTAAGCAGATGCTTAGTAAAACCTTGCAACTTGGTCAGCGCTAA
- the flgL gene encoding flagellar hook-associated protein FlgL translates to MRLSQNMMYQNNLNSILDSQQDVNKAMQQVNTQKRVLTASDDPSAMARALLYTDRIQTNEQYTKNLTMLKGRLDTQEGVLDNIKDSLTRALTLTVQAGNGSLVDVDRASLSEELSAIQTAVHDLMNAKTEDGRYIFSGYQDNTEAYSYNSTQQRYQYNGDQGQHKIKVAEGVEIKSSDNGFDVFESVPTRLNVASNTATVSGGVVSSDVYVTKQGPFDQFHKANYNPDPTAPAGSNTFSLVLTAGTPNTYSLQQGATVLATGSYEENHIEVEGMEFSFTGNAPAQIDFDLEAPERDNVLNMLDDLVTALNDTTLSEKDYRQVLADSMIGIDNAKNRVSQTQSGLGGRLNTATRITDANADLDINNKIAKAELVELDMAEAITDLTKHETALQASQATFGRLSNLSLLDYIR, encoded by the coding sequence ATGCGTTTATCTCAAAATATGATGTATCAGAATAACCTGAACTCAATACTCGATAGCCAGCAAGATGTGAACAAAGCAATGCAGCAGGTTAATACGCAAAAACGTGTATTAACTGCATCAGATGATCCTTCTGCAATGGCACGGGCTTTGTTATACACTGACAGGATCCAAACTAATGAGCAATATACAAAGAACCTGACTATGCTCAAAGGCCGTTTGGATACGCAAGAAGGTGTACTGGATAATATCAAAGATTCTTTGACTCGTGCTCTGACGCTAACGGTCCAGGCAGGTAACGGTTCTTTGGTGGATGTAGACAGAGCATCTTTGTCTGAAGAGCTAAGTGCTATACAAACCGCAGTGCATGACCTGATGAATGCGAAAACGGAAGATGGCCGATATATTTTTTCCGGTTATCAGGATAACACTGAAGCCTATTCGTACAACAGTACACAGCAGCGTTATCAATACAATGGTGATCAGGGGCAGCATAAAATTAAGGTTGCCGAAGGGGTTGAAATTAAATCCAGTGATAACGGGTTTGATGTTTTTGAGAGCGTACCAACACGGCTCAATGTGGCCTCCAATACTGCGACTGTGTCGGGGGGAGTCGTGAGCTCGGATGTGTATGTAACCAAACAAGGACCATTTGACCAATTTCATAAAGCCAATTATAACCCAGACCCAACAGCGCCAGCCGGCTCGAATACATTTAGTCTGGTACTCACAGCGGGCACACCCAATACCTATTCCTTACAGCAAGGTGCAACGGTATTGGCAACGGGTAGCTATGAAGAAAATCACATCGAGGTTGAAGGCATGGAGTTCAGCTTTACGGGGAATGCGCCCGCGCAGATTGACTTTGATCTTGAAGCGCCAGAGCGAGATAACGTACTCAATATGCTGGATGACCTGGTTACGGCATTGAATGACACGACACTCAGTGAAAAAGATTATCGTCAGGTACTGGCTGATTCGATGATTGGTATAGATAACGCAAAAAACCGCGTTTCACAGACTCAGTCTGGTCTGGGGGGCAGGCTCAATACCGCAACGCGTATCACAGATGCGAACGCAGACCTGGACATTAACAATAAGATTGCAAAAGCAGAGCTGGTTGAGCTGGATATGGCCGAAGCCATTACCGATTTGACCAAACATGAAACTGCACTTCAGGCATCGCAGGCCACCTTTGGTCGATTGTCTAATCTATCTTTACTCGACTACATCAGGTAA
- a CDS encoding flagellar hook assembly protein FlgD yields MSNEVNSATSTYVDSLRWPDKQVPTEKNDELKQEDFFALLTQQLSYQDPSKPADNDQMIAQMTNFTMAEGISDLNTKFESLADSMTSNSALQASTLIGKKALLESDTIEHGPDMQSRGSIIVTEPVEKLTVSILNDKNELVRTIDLKDQNAGAVRFDWDGKNTDGDMLPPGDYTIKAEGSVNGKFTALPTATFRNIESVNVNGASGIVINTKAGAVRLTDVAELA; encoded by the coding sequence ATGAGTAACGAAGTCAATTCAGCAACCTCGACCTATGTCGATTCATTGCGTTGGCCTGACAAGCAGGTTCCGACAGAAAAGAATGATGAGTTGAAGCAGGAGGATTTCTTTGCGTTATTGACTCAGCAGTTGTCTTATCAGGACCCGAGTAAACCGGCTGATAATGATCAGATGATTGCACAAATGACAAACTTCACCATGGCCGAGGGTATTTCTGACCTAAACACGAAGTTTGAATCATTGGCTGATTCTATGACCTCGAATTCTGCTTTGCAGGCGTCAACTTTGATCGGCAAGAAAGCGCTTCTGGAGTCAGACACAATTGAGCACGGCCCGGACATGCAGTCGCGTGGTTCAATTATTGTGACTGAGCCTGTAGAGAAACTGACGGTCAGTATTCTTAACGACAAAAACGAGCTGGTAAGAACCATAGATCTCAAAGATCAAAATGCTGGGGCAGTTCGCTTTGATTGGGATGGCAAAAACACCGATGGTGATATGTTACCGCCCGGAGATTACACAATAAAGGCCGAGGGCTCCGTAAACGGTAAGTTTACAGCCTTGCCTACTGCGACTTTCAGAAATATTGAAAGCGTCAATGTCAATGGTGCAAGCGGCATCGTTATCAACACTAAAGCGGGTGCCGTGCGGCTTACTGACGTCGCGGAATTAGCCTAA
- the flgH gene encoding flagellar basal body L-ring protein FlgH, producing the protein MDKLCTLGLLAAGCIALSGCTTTQNKDVKRDDPYYAPMYPEAEAAPVVPTGSLFNAYANDLYSDKKALRTGDIITVVLRESTQASKAANSKLDKDSEVEIDPILGLGGAAVNWGNKSIQLDAGSNSSFQGDAQANQSNSLIGNISVNVMRVLPNGNLVIRGEKWLTLNTGEEFIRLEGLVRPQDVNADNTVESNRIANARIQYSGKGDTQEVQSAGWLTKFFMSAIMPF; encoded by the coding sequence ATGGACAAGTTATGTACACTTGGCCTGTTAGCGGCAGGCTGTATAGCACTCAGTGGCTGTACAACAACGCAAAATAAAGATGTTAAGCGGGACGATCCTTACTACGCGCCCATGTATCCGGAAGCAGAAGCGGCGCCAGTCGTGCCAACAGGATCGCTGTTCAACGCTTATGCCAACGATCTGTACTCAGATAAAAAGGCGCTTCGCACCGGCGATATCATTACGGTAGTGCTACGAGAGTCGACTCAGGCTTCAAAAGCGGCCAATTCTAAGCTGGATAAAGACAGTGAAGTGGAAATAGACCCTATACTGGGTTTAGGCGGCGCGGCGGTCAACTGGGGGAACAAAAGTATTCAGCTGGATGCAGGCTCGAATTCGTCATTTCAGGGTGATGCGCAGGCCAATCAGTCAAACAGCCTGATTGGTAATATCTCAGTTAACGTGATGCGGGTTTTGCCAAATGGTAATCTGGTGATCCGAGGTGAAAAGTGGCTGACACTGAATACTGGAGAAGAGTTTATTCGTCTCGAAGGACTCGTCAGACCGCAGGATGTGAATGCCGATAATACGGTAGAGTCAAATCGTATTGCTAATGCGCGTATTCAGTACTCAGGTAAAGGCGATACGCAGGAAGTGCAGAGTGCAGGTTGGCTGACTAAGTTCTTTATGAGCGCCATTATGCCATTTTGA
- the flgG gene encoding flagellar basal-body rod protein FlgG: MNPALWISKTGLDAQQTDISVISNNLANASTVGYKKSRAIFEDLLYQNINQPGGRSSQDTELPSGLMLGAGAKVVANQKNFSQGNMLSTENSLDWMVQGPGFFEIQMPDGTIAYTRNGQFTTDEEGRIVTSGAGFPVQPEMNVPDNANSITISQDGEVSVSIQGEAANTVIGQLVISDFINPSGLEPIGQNLYTETAVSGAPVQGNPGVEGLGSIVQGALETSNVNVTEELVNLIETQRVYEMNSKVIKSVDEMLSYINQQL, encoded by the coding sequence ATGAACCCAGCATTATGGATCAGTAAAACCGGCCTAGATGCCCAGCAAACTGATATTTCGGTGATTTCAAATAACCTGGCGAATGCCAGTACCGTTGGCTACAAGAAAAGCCGCGCAATATTTGAAGACTTACTCTATCAAAATATTAACCAACCAGGCGGCCGTTCTTCTCAGGATACCGAGCTCCCATCGGGCTTGATGCTGGGTGCGGGTGCCAAGGTGGTGGCAAACCAGAAAAACTTTTCGCAAGGCAATATGCTGAGCACAGAGAACTCACTGGACTGGATGGTTCAGGGGCCGGGTTTCTTCGAAATTCAAATGCCTGACGGCACCATTGCGTACACGCGAAACGGCCAGTTTACCACTGATGAAGAGGGGCGGATTGTTACCTCAGGTGCGGGCTTTCCGGTACAACCTGAAATGAACGTTCCGGACAATGCAAATTCCATCACTATTTCTCAGGATGGTGAAGTTTCTGTCAGTATCCAGGGGGAAGCGGCTAATACGGTAATCGGTCAGCTGGTTATAAGTGATTTTATTAACCCGTCTGGTCTTGAACCAATTGGTCAGAACCTTTACACCGAAACTGCCGTTAGCGGTGCGCCAGTGCAGGGGAACCCGGGTGTTGAAGGACTTGGTTCTATTGTTCAGGGGGCGTTGGAAACTTCAAACGTTAATGTCACCGAAGAGCTGGTCAATCTGATTGAAACACAACGGGTTTACGAGATGAACTCGAAAGTAATTAAGTCAGTTGATGAGATGCTTAGTTACATTAATCAGCAGCTTTAA